CGACGTCGAGCCAGAAGTCGGTCCGCGCCGGCGGCAAGCATAACGACCTCGACAATGTCGGCTACACCGCGCGCCACCACACCTTCTTCGAAATGCTGGGCAATTTCAGCTTCGGCGACTATTTCAAGGAACAGGCGATCCTGCACGCCTGGACCCTGCTGACCAAGGAATGGGGCATCCCGGCGGAAAAGCTGACCGCCACCGTCTATCACACCGATGACGAAGCCTTCGACCTCTGGAAGAAGATTGCGGGCCTGCCTGAAGAGCGCATCATCCGCATCCCCACCAAGGATAATTTCTGGGCGATGGGCGATAGCGGCCCCTGCGGTCCCTGCTCGGAAATCTTCTACGACCATGGCGATCATATTTGGGGTGGCCCTCCGGGAAGCCCGGAGGAGGATGGCGACCGCTTCGTCGAGATCTGGAACCTTGTCTTCATGCAATATGAGCAGGAAGCGAATGAGATCGTCAGCGAACTGCCCAAGCCCAGCATCGACACCGGCATGGGTCTGGAACGCATCGCCGCCGTGCTTCAGGGCGTCCACAACAATTACGACACCGACACCTTCAAGGCGTTGATCGAGGAATCCGCCGCGCTGACCCGCACCGCCGCCGACGGCGAGTTTCAGGCCAGCCACCGCGTCATCGCGGATCACCTGCGCTCCACCAGCTTCCTGATCGCGGACGGCGTGCTGCCTGCGAACGAAGGCCGCGGTTATGTGCTGCGCCGCATCATGCGCCGGGCCATGCGCCACGCCCACATCATCGGCGCGAAGGAGCCGTTGATGCACCGTCTGGTGCCCAGCCTCGTCTCCGAAATGGGCGGCGCCTATCAGGAATTGGTCCGCGCCCAGCCGCTGATCGAGGAAACCTTGGCTCGCGAGGAAACCCGTTTCCGCCAGACGCTGGAAAAGGGCCTCAAGCTGCTCGACGAAGCGACCGGCGACCTGTCGGAAGGCGGCACGCTCCCCGGCGAAACCGCGTTCAAGCTCTACGACACTTACGGCTTCCCCTATGATCTGACCGAAGACGCGCTGCGTTCGCGCGGTCTTGGCGTCGATCGGGAAGGTTTCGACAAGGCGATGGCCGAGCAGAAGGCCGCCGCCCGCGCCGCATGGAAGGGTTCGGGCGAAAAGGCGTCGGACGAAATCTGGTTCGACATTGCCGAAAGCGCCGGCAGCACCGAGTTCATCGGCTACACCGCCACCGTGGGCGAGGGCGAAGTCCTAGCGCTGGTCAAGGACGGCGCCCGCATCGACGCTGCCGGGCCGGGCGATGACGTCACCATCATCACCAATCAGACGCCTTTCTACGGAGAAAGCGGCGGTCAGATGGGCGACGCTGGCACGATCAGTTCGCAGGCCGGCCTCGTCGCGGACGTCGAGGACACGGCCAAGCCGCTCGGCCGCCTCCACGCCCACAAGGCGAAGGTCGGCGCGGGCAAGATCAAGGTCGGCGACACGGTGCACCTCAGCGTCGATACCCACCGCCGCGACCGCATCCGCGCCAACCACAGCGCCACGCACCTCCTGCACGCCGCGCTGCGCAACGAACTGGGCGCGCATGTGACGCAGAAGGGCAGCCTTGTCGCGCCGGATCGCCTGCGCTTCGACTTCTCGCACCCCGAAGCGCTGACGCACAGCCAGATCGCGGCGATCGAATCTCAGGTCAACGAACAGATCCGCCACAATGAAGCGGTGACGACTCGCCTGATGACCCCGGATGATGCGATCGCTGCTGGCGCGATGGCCCTGTTCGGCGAAAAATATGGCGACGAAGTCCGCGTCCTGTCGATGGGCAAGGGCGATGGTCAGGATAATGGGCACAACTATTCGGTCGAACTGTGCGGCGGCACCCATGTCCGCGCGACCGGCGACATCGCGATCCTCAAGATCATCTCGGAAAGCGCGGTTTCATCCGGCGTCCGCCGTATTGAAGCGCTGACCGGCGAAGCCGCGCGCCTCTGGCTCTCCGACCGCGAGGATCGCCTGCGCCAGTCTGCCGCCGCGCTCAAGACGACCCCGGAAGAAGTCCCCGCCCGCATTGCAGCGCTGGTCGAACAGAGCCGCAAGCTCGAACGTGAACTGGCTGAAGCGAAGAAGGCGCTGGCCCTCGGCGGCGGTGGTGCCGCTCAGGCGGCTGGCCCGGAAAAGGTCGGCGCGATCAACTTCATCGGCCAGGTGATCGAAGGCCTCGACCCCAAGGAACTGCGCGGCCTCGTCGATCAGAACAAGGCGACACTTGGCAGCGGTGTCTCAGCGGTCCTCGCAGTGGTCGATGGCCGCGCCACCATCGCGGTCGGTGTCACCGATGATCTCAAGGACAGCATCAGCGCCGTAGACCTCGTCCGCGCAGGCGTCGAAGCGCTGGGCGGCAAGGGTGGTGGTGGCCGCCCTGACATGGCGCAGGGTGGTGGCCCTGAAGGCGACAAGGCTCAGGCCGCCATCGACGCGGTCAAGGCTGCGCTCGCCAGCGTCCCCGCATAAGCGCCTTTTGGCCAGTTAAATCCCGAAAAGGGCCGGTTCCGGGAACGGAACCGGCCCTTTTCGCATGACCAATATCAGCAGCCGTGGCGCCGGTTTTGTGCCGCGTCATGTTTCTTGTCGAGATGCCGGCCCAACAGCGCACCTCCGACGCCGCCTGCAACGGTCGCTACCGGGCCACCCACGACAGCATGACCCAGAAGGGCGCCGCCGGCACCGCCCGCGATCAGGCCGGTCGTGCCGCTGCTGCGTTTGCAACGTGAGTGATGGTGCCGGGCTGCCATAGCAGCGTCGGGCACAAGTGCCGGAGTCAGGATCGCCAAGGAAAGGACTGCGCCCATGATCTTCGCTTTCATGACTCTACTCCTGTGTGTGGCATGTGTGGCTGACAATGGTTTGATCAAGCAACAAACCATATGAACTGTCACTTAATGTCACCCCAGATTCAATTCCCTCCATCCAGCAAACGCCGGGCGATCACCTGCGCCTGAATTTCACCCGCGCCCTCGAAAATGTTGAGGATGCGCGCATCGGCCAGCAGGCGGCTCACTTGATATTCGGTGGCGAAACCATTGCCGCCATGGATTTGCAGCGCGTTGTCGGCCGCCGCCCAGGCGACGCGTGCGCCGATCAGCTTGGCCATGCCCGCTTCCAGGTCGCAGCGCTTGCCTTCATCTTTCTTGCGCGCCGCGAAATAGGTGAGTTGGCGGGCGCCCATGATCTCGGCCGCCATCATCGCCAGCTTGTTGGCGACGCGGGGAAAGTCGAAGATCGGCCGCCCGAACTGTTTGCGGTCGAGGGCGTAGCCCAGGCCGATGTCGAGCGCGGCCTGCGCCACGCCGATGGCGCGGGCGGCAGTCTGGATGCGGGCGGATTCGAAGGTGGCCATGAGTTGCTTGAACCCTTGCCCTTCGACCCCGCCGAGGAGATTGGCGGCGGGCACGCGGAAATCCTCGAAGCCGATCTCATATTCCTTCATGCCGCGATAGCCGATCACCTCGATCTCGCCTCCGTTCATGCCGGGGGTGGGGAAGGGATCGTTCACCGTGCCGCGCTGCTTGGGCGCGATCAGCATGGAGAGGCCGCTGTAATTTTTCGTTTCCGGATTGGTGCGGACCAGCAGGGTCATCACGTCCGCGCGGGCCGCGTGGGTGATCCATGTCTTGTTGCCGGTCACGCAATAGTCGCCGTCCGCCAGCGTGGCGCGGGTGCGCAGCGAACCAAGGTCGGAACCGGTGTCCGGCTCGGTAAAGACAGCGGTAGGCAGGATTGAGGCATTGGCGATCTGGGGTAGCCAGTGCGCCTTCTGCTCCTCCGTGCCGCCGGTCAGGATCAGTTCCGCCGCGATTTCCGAGCGGGTGGCGAGCGATCCGACGCCGATCCAGCCGCGCGACAGCTCCTCCGAAACGACGCACATGGCGGTCTTGCCCATGCCGAGGCCGCCAAATTCCTCCGGGATGGTCATGCCGAATACGCCCATTGCGCCCAGTTCCTCGACCAGCGGCAGGGGGATCAGCTCGTCCTTGAGGTGCCATTCATGCGCGAAGGGCGCGACTTTCTCGTTCGAGAGCGCGAAAAATTGTTCGCGCACCATGTCGAACATCTCGTCAAGGCCGCAATTTTCCAGCGTCGCATGGCCGCGCTGGTCTACCAGATGGCGGGCGATGGCGCTTTTGACCGCCTGACCACCGCCCTGACGAATGAGGGTGCGGAAGGCCGGGGCGTCAAGCGCTGACAGATCATCGGTCAGGTCGGTGGCGCGGATGACCTCGCCCTGATTCATGGGGATGCCGCCCAGCATCTGCGCGCCATATTCGGCGAAGAGCAGTTGCGCGAGCAGGGCTTCGATCTCTCCGAACGCGCCGTCGGCGGCGAGATTGGCGGCCCAATTGGCCACTTCCCGCATCATTTCGGCATAGGAGGCGAACCAGCCGAAGCCGTGGACGACATGTTGTTCGACATCGGCCAGTTCGCGGTCGACCTGCCCTTTTTCGTTGGTGATGCGGGCCTTGACCTGCGGCTGGGCGGCGGCGGCGAAGGCTTGCGCCGCGTCGGCCGCACCCGACAGCAGGGCCGGGAGGTCGGGAAGCACTAGCACCGTCTTGTCCATTGCTGCCGCGTTCATCCTTCGCCTGCCTGTTTCTTGTTCGCCGCCGCCATCGCCTTGGCGTCGAGGCCGCCCACGAGATTGCCGGTCATAAGCTGGTTATGGGCATGGGCAAGGTGGTGCATGTGGAACACGCCGTCCATCGCCTGCCGCTTGCCGCGCAGATCCTCGACGAAGTTGAACGCCTGCTTGGTCAGCGCCAGCCCGAAGCGGTCATGCTGGGCGATCTCGGCGGCGATCTTGGCGACTTCCTCGCGCAAAGTCTCGCGCGGGAAAATCTCGTTCACCATGCCGAACTGATAGGCGCGCTGGGCGGGCATTCGCCGCCCGAGCAGCAGCAATTCGCGCGCGACCCGCGGCGGCAGCTCAAAGGCATGGGCGAAATATTCCACCCCCGGCTGGGCCATGCGCTGCACCGGGTCCTGGAAGAAGGCATCCTCTGACGCCACGATCAGGTCGCAGACCCAGGCCAGCATCAGCCCGCCTGCGATGCAGGCGCCCTGCACCATGGCGATCATCGGTTTGGGAATATCCTGCCAGCGGCGGCAGAGGCCAAGATAGCCGTCCTGTTCCAGCACATATTGCCGCTCGGCCCCGCCCTTGTTGAGATGATCCCACCACATGCTCGTGCGGAAGCGCGGCATGTGGCTGTCCTTCTCCGGCGTGCCGATGTCGTGCCCGGCGGAGAAATGCTTGCCCTCGCCGCCGAGGACGATGACCTTGACCTCATCATCCTCGACCGCGCGCTTGAAGGCATCGTCCAACTGGCCGAGAAGTCGGTAATTCTGCGCATTGCTATATTGCGGGCGGTTCAGCATCACCCATGCAACGCCTGCTTCGACCTTATAGGTCACATATTCGGGCTGCACTTCCTCGGACATCGCATCTCTCCTCAGCGGGGCGGCATGCGCAGGCCGCCATCCAGCCGCACATATTCGCCGTTCCAATAGTCATTCTCGATCATCGACAGCGCCATGGCGGCGAACTCCTCAGGCTTTCCGAAGCGCTTGGGGAAGGGCACTGTCGCGGACAGCGCATCGCGTACCTTGTCGCTCGCCCGAGCCATCAGGGGCGTGTCGAAAATGCCGGGCAGGATCGCGTTGACGCGGATGCCTTCGCCCATCAGGTCGCGGGCCATGGGGAGGGTCAGGCTGACGATGCCGCCCTTGGACGCGCTATAGGCCGCCTGGCCGATCTGCCCGTCTATGGCCGCGGCGCTGGACGTATTGATGATGACGCCGCGCGCATTGTCCTCCAGAGGTTCCAGCGTCAGCATTCCCGCCGCCGCCTTGGCGCAGCAGCGGAAGGTGCCGATCAGGTTGATCTGGATGATCCGCTCGAACTGGTCGGTCGGGAACGCCTTGATCGCGCCCGTCTCGCGGTCTCGGGCAGCGGTCTTGATCACATTGCCGGTGCCCGCGCAGTTGACGATGATCCGTTCCTGCCCGTGGACGGCGCGCGCCTTTTCGAACCCGGCATCGACCGAGGCTTCATCGGTGACATCGACCTTGCAGAAGGTGCCGCCAATCTCTGCCGCGACCCTGTTTCCGGTCTCCTCGTTGAAGTCGAACAGGGCGACCTTCACACCCTTTGCGCCAAGCGCGCGGGCGGTTGCTTCGCCAAGGCCGGAGGCGCCGCCGGTGACGATGGCGGCTATGCTGTGGTCGAGCTTCATGTCCCATTCCTCTCCTTCGACGGGCGCTGGGCGATCGCACCCTCGGCAGTCAGCGCATCGAGCGTCGCATCGTCGAGGCCGAGCCACTGGCCCAATATCTCCCGGCTATGTTCGCCCACGCGCGGCGGGCAGTAGCGATAATCGGCGGGGGTCGCGGACAGCTTGCCCGGATAGGCGACGGTCGGGATTTCGACGCCATCCTCCTCGCGGCGGAAACGGTGGACGGTGTTGCGCGCCTCTATGAAGGGGTCTTCGAACACATCCTTGATGCTGTTCACCGGCCCGGCGGGTACGCCCTTCGCCACGAAACGCTCCATCAACGCGTCGCGGTTGAGGGGGCGCACCAGTTGCTGCACCTTCGCCTCGATCGCGTCACGATTGATCAGCCGCTGGGCGCTGGTGGCGAAGCGGGGATCGGTGCCCAGTTCGGGATGGCCCATTTCCTCGCACAGAGCGCGAAACTGGCGGTCATTGCCGACCGCGATGATGATCATGCCGTCCGCAACCTCAAAGGTCTTGTAGGGTACGACGGTCGGATGGCGATTGCCCAGCCGTCCCGGCACCACGCCGCCGACAAGGAAATTCGCGCCCTGATTGGCCAGCATCGCGATCTGCGTGTCGAGCAGCGATACGTCGATCTGCTGTCCTTCGCCGGTGCGTTCGGCGTGGCGCAGCGCCATCATGATCGAAACGGTCGCATACATGCCGGTGGAAAGGTCCGCCATGGCGACGCCCGCACGCAGCGGCCCGCCATTTTCCTCCCCGGTGATGCTCATGAAGCCGCCCATGCCCTGCGCCACGAAGTCGTAGCCGCCCCGGTCGGCATAGGGGCCGTTCTGGCCGAAGCCGGTGATCGAGCAATAGACGAGTCGCGGATTGACGGCGCGCAGGCTGTCATAGTCGAGGCCATATTTGCGGAGACCGCCGACCTTGAAATTCTCCACCACTATGTCCGCTTCGGCGGCGAGTTTGCGGATGAGGTTCGCGCCCTGCGGCGAAGCCAGATTGATCGCGGCTGATCGCTTGTTGCGGTTGCAGGAAAGATAATAGGCGCTGGTGCCGATCTCCGCCTCGCCATCCGCGCCGGTCAGATAGGGCGGACCCCAGGCGCGGGTGTCGTCACCATGGCCGGGCAGTTCGATCTTGATCACGTCCGCGCCGAAATCGGCGAGGATCTGTGTCGACCAGGGACCGGCGAGGACCCGCGACAGGTCCAGCACTTTCACCCCTTCAAGAGCGCGGGCGTTCATGTCCGCGCTTTGATCATCATGTCGTTGGAAGATCGCATCCGCTCCTGTCCCTCTGTTGGATCATTGGATTCAACAGATAGCGGGACAGGGCGGTCAGTGCAATGATTATTGCACTATAGGATAGTTTTCAGATCATTTCTTGGAGGCGCTGGCCAGATAGGCGATCAGATTGGCCCGATCCGCCGGATTGGGCAGGCCGGCGAAGATCATCTTGCTGCCGGGCACCTGGGCGGCGGGTTTGGTCAGGAAGGCATCCAGCGACTTGGCATCCCAGCGAATCTTCGCGTTCTTCATCGCAGGGGAATAGGCGAAGCCCGGTACGGAGCCGGAAGTGCGGCCGATGACGCCCGCCAGCGAGGGGCCCAACCGGTTCACGCCCGGATCGACGGTGTGGCAGGCCATGCAACGCGCGAAGACGGCCTTGCCTTTGGCAGCGTCGCCGGTCTGCGCCAGCACGGGCGATGCGATCAGAACTGCGGCGGCAATAGCGGTAAATTTGGCAATCATCCGGAATCCTCTTTCCTTCATCCCACACTGGAATCTATACCACTGTGCACAAATAAACATTAGCAGCAAGAGTCTGAACGGCCATTGAAGCAGTCAGGCCGCCATAACAAGAAGGAAGCGCGATGGAGGAGACTGCAGGAGAGGTGGCCCGGCGTCTAGGCCCGGTGGGCATGATGCTGGCGTTGCTGGTCAATGTGATGTTCGCGTTGAATGTGATCGCGATGAAGGTGGTGGTGGACGCGACCGCGCCGCTGTTGTCAGTGGCGCTGCGGATGGGGACGGTATTCCTGCTTTGCGCGCCCGCCATTCGCCCGTTGCCGGGCAGGACGGGATGGCTTGCCCTCTACGGCTTTCTGAATGGCGGCTTCTTCCTGCTGCTGCTGAACCTTGCGCTGTTCATGGCGACCAATGTGGGGGCGTTGGCGATTGCGGGCCAGTTGAGCGTGCCTTTTTCCCTGCTGCTGGGCGCTCTGCTGCTTGGTGAAAAGCTCAATGGCCGAAAGATTGCGGGCGTCATATTGGCCTTTGCGGGGGTGGCCGCTCTGGTGTTCGACCCGCATATCCTGACCGAAATTCCAGCCGTTCTGGTCATGGCGTGCGCGGCGATGATCTGGGGCGGTGCGACGCTTGTGCAGCGCAAGCTTGTTGGCGTGAGCGTCATGAACGGGCAGGCGTGGAACGGCCTGATGGGGATGGCGACGCTGGCGCCCTTTGCGCTGATCTTCGAACGGCCGGCGATTGCGGGGCTGGCGCATGTCGGCTGGGTGCCGGTCGCCTGGTTCGCGTTCACATGCCTGGGATCGACGATCATCGGGCAGGGGACGCTGGCCTGGCTGCTTCAGCGTTATCCGATTTCCACCATCATGCCGCTGATGCTGGCTTCGCCGGTCATGTCGACCGTGTTCGCGTCGCTCTATTTCGGGACGCCGATTACCGCGGTCATGGTTGGCGGCGGGACGCTGGCTCTGATCGGGGTGACGATCATTGCACTGTCGCCGGACCGGAAGGAGGTGGGGTAGGAAAATCCTCCCCACCCTGTCCCGTCAGGCGCGCTCGAACACGGCGGCAAGGCCCTGACCGCCGCCGATGCACATGGTTTCCAGCCCATAGCGCCCATCGCGCCGCTGCAATTCGCGCAGCAGATTGGCGAGTATCCGCCCGCCCGTCGCGCCGATCGGATGCCCCAGTGAAATGCCCGATCCGTTGACGTTCAGCCTGTCGCGATCATCCCAGTTCCAACCCTTCAGGCAGGCCAGCACCTGCGGCGCAAAGGCTTCGTTGAGTTCGACCAGATCGATATCGTTCCAGCCAAGCCCTGTCCGCGCAAACAGCCGTTCCACCGCCGGGACCGGCCCGATCCCCATGCGTGACGGATCGCAGCCCGCCGCCGCCCAGCTATGCAGATAGCCCATGGGTTCAAGGCCGAGTTCATGGAGCTTGTCCTCCGCCACCACGAGGCAGGCAGCGGCGGCGTCATTCTGCTGGCTGGCATTGCCAGCGGTGACGACGCCGTCCTTTTCGATAGGCTTGAGCAGCGCCAGGGATTCCGGCGTCGCGTCGGCGCGGAAGCCTTCGTCTTTCGCGAACATGACGGGCTCCCCCTTGCGCTGGGGCACGGGAACGGGGACCAGTTCGTCGTCGAACTTGCCCGCTTCCCAGGCGGCGGCGGCGCGCTGATGGCTCATCGCGGCATATTCGTCGCAGGCTTCGCGCGAGATATTATAATCCCTGGCGAGATTGTTGGCCGTCTCGATCATGCCGCTGATGATGCCATAGCGGGCGACGGGCTGGGACATGACGCGACCCCGCGTCAGGCGATCATGGAACTGCGTCGAGCCGGAGCGCGCGCCCCAGCGATGGTCGATCGAATAATATTCGACGTTCGACATGCTTTCGACGCCGCCCGCGATGACGATATCGGCTGCGCCCGTCTGGATACGCATGGCGGCGTCGACCACCGCCTGAAGCCCGGAACCGCAGCGCCGGTCGAGCTGCACGCCGGGAATGGATTCGGGCAAACCCGCCGCCAATGCCGACCAGCGGCCGATGCACGGCGCTTCGCCATTGCCATAGCCCTGGGAGAAGACCACGTCGTCGATCCTCTCCGGGTCGACCTTCGTGCGTTCGACCAGCGCCTTGATGACGATCGCGCCCAGATCGCCCGCTGTCATGGATTTCAAAGACCCGCCATATTTTCCGACAGCGGTGCGGATGGGGGCGACGATGGCGGCTCTGCGCATGGGAATTTCCTTTAAATATAGGTCATCGGGCGGCTTCGGCCTGCCGGATCATCTGCTTGGCGATGATGGTCTGCTGGATCTGGCTCGTGCCCTCATAGATGCGAAGCAGCCGGACATCGCGATAGAAGCGCTCGACCTTATATTCGGCCATGTAACCCGCGCCGCCATAAATCTGCACGGCCTTGTCCGCGATGCGCCCCACGGCTTCGGATGCGTGATATTTGAGTGCCGCGCATTCGAGGCTGACGGGTTCGCCCGCATCATATTTCGCGGCAACCGACTGCATCAGCGCCTCGGCCGTCAGCATGTCGACCTTCATGTCGGCCAACATGCCCTGCACCAGCTGAAAATCGGCGATCCGCTGGCCGAACTGCTTCCGCTCCAGTGCGTAGGAGAGCGCCATGTCGATCAGCCGCCGACACATGCCGAGCGACACGGCGGCGATGTGGATGCGCCCGCGATCCAGCACCTTCATCGCGGTTTTGAAGCCGCGCCCCGGCACGCCCCCGATGATGTTCTTTGCCGGCACCACCACATCGTCGAGGATGACGTCGGTGGTGATTGACCCCTTCTGCCCCATTTTCTTGTCGGGCTTGCCGAAGCTGATGCCGGGCGTGTTCGCGGGCAGGATGAAGGCGGAAATCCCGGCCGCGCCCTTCACATCGGGTTCGGTCCGCGCCATCAGCGTGAAGACGCTGGCGCGCGGAGCGTTGGTGATGAAGCGCTTGGTGCCGGTGATGCGGTAATTGTCGCCATCCCTGATCGCGACGGTGCGCAGCGAGGCTGCATCCGATCCCGCTTCCGGTTCGGTCAGCCCGAAGCTGGCGATTGCCTCGCCAGTTGCGAATTTGGGCAGCCATTCGCGCTTTTGTTCCTCGGTCCCGTCCATGACGATGCCCTGGCTGCCGATACCGACGGTCGTGCCGATGACGGAACGGAAGACGACCGAGGCGCGCGTGATTTCGCGGATGATCGCCGCTTCCTCCGCCATGGTGCAGCCGAGGCCGCCAAATTCCTCCGGCACGGAAAGGCCGAACAGGCCCATGTCGCGCATCTGCTGGATGATGCTTTCGGGGATGGCATCGGCTTCCTCGACGGCATCCTCGGCAGGGATCAGCTTTTCCGCGACAAAGCGCTGGACGGTGGTGCGGAACAGCTCGAATGTCTCGGCGTCCATCGTGCAATCTCCTCTCTGAAATTCAGTATGCGACCTTGGCCACCGTCGCGTCCATCCCGTCGCCGCGAATGGCGCGGCAACGGCGCCTCACGGTCATGCCACCAGGCCTTCATCATGCAGCCGCCCAATGGCCCCGCTGTCGAGGCCGAGGACGGCGGTGAGCACTTCATCGGTATGCTGCCCGAGCTTCGGCGCAATCGCCACGGCGCCGCGCGCTTCATTCGCCAGCGTGCCTGCCGGGCCGGATGTGGGATAGGTCAGGCCGCTGGGATGCGTCAGCGTTTCGAACAGGGGATTGGCGGTGAACAGGCGCGGGTCGCTCGTCACCGCCTGATGCAGCGTCTGATATTCCCCCCAGGTGACGCCGCCTGCGTCGAAGGCGGGCTTGAGTATCTCTGCGTCTCGCGCCGCAAAGGCGGCCTCGAACAGGGGGAAAAGGCGTGCCCGGTGGGCGAAGCGGGCGCCTTCATTCCGGGCGAAGCTGACGCCCAGTTCCGCTTCGATCGCGCCGATCGCATCGTTCAACTCCAGCGTCTTGAGCAGGCCGGTCCACTGGCGCGGGGTGATGGCGACGACGATCAGCCGTTTGCCGTCCGCTGTCAGGAAATCGCGCCCGAAGGCGCCGAACAGGTCGTTGCCCATGCGGGGGCGGTCGCCAGCGGACAGCACTTCCGCCACCGATCCCAGATGCGAGAGGCTGGATGCCGCCAGATCGGACAGCGGCACCCGGATTTCCGCGCCCTGACCGCTGATCCGGCGCCGGATCAGGGCCGATGTCATGGCGAAGGCGGCATAGGCCCCGCCCAGCAAATCCCATGCTGGCAGGACATGATTGACCGGCCGCACATCATCGGCAGGTCCCGTCATCTGTGGTACGCCGACCGCCGCGTTGATCGTATAGTCGACTGCGGGCGATCCATCCGCCCAACCCATCACCCGCACGGTGATGATGTCCGTCCGCCTGGCCGCCAGCGCGTCGTGGCTCAGGAATCCCTTCACCGGATAGTTGGTGAGGAACAGCCCCGCATTCTCCCCCGGCGCGGTTGCCAGAGCCACCGCCAGTTCGCGGCCTTCGGGGCGGCCAAGGTCGATGGCGATCGATTTCTTGCCCTTGTTCAGCCCCTCCCAATAGAGGCTGTCGCCATTGGGCGCGATTGGCCAGCGGCGATAGTCCGGGCCACCGCCGATCGCGTCGAAGCGGATCACTTCGGCGCCCATTTGCGCCAGATGCAGTCCGCAGGACGGCCCGGCGATGAAGGCCGCACCCTCGATGACGCGCAGCCCTTTCAACAGTTCATACATGCAGTTTCACCATGGTTCGGCCGATATTGGCGCCGGTGAACAGACCCCAGAAAGCGTCCAGCGCTTTGTCGATCCCTTCATAGACCGTCTCCGCCGAAGCCATTTGTCCGGCAGCGTTCCAGGCTGTCATCCGTACCACCATCTCCGCTTCAAGATCCATATGGTCGAGCGCGATGAAGCCCTCCAGGCGGATGCGCTTGGTCATGATCATGGTGAGGTTGCGGGGCACGACCGGCGCGTCGGTGACATTATATTGCGAAATCATTCCGCACACCGCGAAGCGCGCGAAATTGTTCGCCAACGACAGCGCGGCCTGAAGATGGTCGCCGCCGACATTCTCGAAATAGACGTCGATGCCGCTGGTGCCGATGGCTTTCACCTCACGGGCGAGCGCCTTGGTGAGGTTGGGTTCAGCCTTGTAATCGATGGCTGCGTCGACCTTCAGTACATCGCGCAGGAAGGCGGTCTTTTCCGGGCCGCCCGCCGAGCCGATGACCTTGCAGCCGCTATTGCGCGCGATCTGGCAGGCGATCGATCCCACCGCACCCGATGCGGCGGAGACGAACACCACCTCATCCGGCTTCAGCTGCGCGATACGGATCAGCCCAGCATAGGCGGTAAGGCCGGGCATTCCGGCAAAACATAGATAGGCCTGAGCCGGCAGGGCGGCCTTGTCCCGCTGCTGGAGCGCGCCGGCAGGTGCGTTGAAAATTTCCCGCCAGCCGAGCCGCGAGAAAACCAGATCGCCCGGCGCGA
This region of Sphingobium sp. EM0848 genomic DNA includes:
- the alaS gene encoding alanine--tRNA ligase → MTSTNDIRRSFLDYFGANGHTIVPSAPLVPHNDPTLMFVNAGMVPFKNVFTGLETRPYNKATSSQKSVRAGGKHNDLDNVGYTARHHTFFEMLGNFSFGDYFKEQAILHAWTLLTKEWGIPAEKLTATVYHTDDEAFDLWKKIAGLPEERIIRIPTKDNFWAMGDSGPCGPCSEIFYDHGDHIWGGPPGSPEEDGDRFVEIWNLVFMQYEQEANEIVSELPKPSIDTGMGLERIAAVLQGVHNNYDTDTFKALIEESAALTRTAADGEFQASHRVIADHLRSTSFLIADGVLPANEGRGYVLRRIMRRAMRHAHIIGAKEPLMHRLVPSLVSEMGGAYQELVRAQPLIEETLAREETRFRQTLEKGLKLLDEATGDLSEGGTLPGETAFKLYDTYGFPYDLTEDALRSRGLGVDREGFDKAMAEQKAAARAAWKGSGEKASDEIWFDIAESAGSTEFIGYTATVGEGEVLALVKDGARIDAAGPGDDVTIITNQTPFYGESGGQMGDAGTISSQAGLVADVEDTAKPLGRLHAHKAKVGAGKIKVGDTVHLSVDTHRRDRIRANHSATHLLHAALRNELGAHVTQKGSLVAPDRLRFDFSHPEALTHSQIAAIESQVNEQIRHNEAVTTRLMTPDDAIAAGAMALFGEKYGDEVRVLSMGKGDGQDNGHNYSVELCGGTHVRATGDIAILKIISESAVSSGVRRIEALTGEAARLWLSDREDRLRQSAAALKTTPEEVPARIAALVEQSRKLERELAEAKKALALGGGGAAQAAGPEKVGAINFIGQVIEGLDPKELRGLVDQNKATLGSGVSAVLAVVDGRATIAVGVTDDLKDSISAVDLVRAGVEALGGKGGGGRPDMAQGGGPEGDKAQAAIDAVKAALASVPA
- a CDS encoding acyl-CoA dehydrogenase family protein, yielding MNAAAMDKTVLVLPDLPALLSGAADAAQAFAAAAQPQVKARITNEKGQVDRELADVEQHVVHGFGWFASYAEMMREVANWAANLAADGAFGEIEALLAQLLFAEYGAQMLGGIPMNQGEVIRATDLTDDLSALDAPAFRTLIRQGGGQAVKSAIARHLVDQRGHATLENCGLDEMFDMVREQFFALSNEKVAPFAHEWHLKDELIPLPLVEELGAMGVFGMTIPEEFGGLGMGKTAMCVVSEELSRGWIGVGSLATRSEIAAELILTGGTEEQKAHWLPQIANASILPTAVFTEPDTGSDLGSLRTRATLADGDYCVTGNKTWITHAARADVMTLLVRTNPETKNYSGLSMLIAPKQRGTVNDPFPTPGMNGGEIEVIGYRGMKEYEIGFEDFRVPAANLLGGVEGQGFKQLMATFESARIQTAARAIGVAQAALDIGLGYALDRKQFGRPIFDFPRVANKLAMMAAEIMGARQLTYFAARKKDEGKRCDLEAGMAKLIGARVAWAAADNALQIHGGNGFATEYQVSRLLADARILNIFEGAGEIQAQVIARRLLDGGN
- a CDS encoding enoyl-CoA hydratase → MSEEVQPEYVTYKVEAGVAWVMLNRPQYSNAQNYRLLGQLDDAFKRAVEDDEVKVIVLGGEGKHFSAGHDIGTPEKDSHMPRFRTSMWWDHLNKGGAERQYVLEQDGYLGLCRRWQDIPKPMIAMVQGACIAGGLMLAWVCDLIVASEDAFFQDPVQRMAQPGVEYFAHAFELPPRVARELLLLGRRMPAQRAYQFGMVNEIFPRETLREEVAKIAAEIAQHDRFGLALTKQAFNFVEDLRGKRQAMDGVFHMHHLAHAHNQLMTGNLVGGLDAKAMAAANKKQAGEG
- a CDS encoding SDR family NAD(P)-dependent oxidoreductase is translated as MKLDHSIAAIVTGGASGLGEATARALGAKGVKVALFDFNEETGNRVAAEIGGTFCKVDVTDEASVDAGFEKARAVHGQERIIVNCAGTGNVIKTAARDRETGAIKAFPTDQFERIIQINLIGTFRCCAKAAAGMLTLEPLEDNARGVIINTSSAAAIDGQIGQAAYSASKGGIVSLTLPMARDLMGEGIRVNAILPGIFDTPLMARASDKVRDALSATVPFPKRFGKPEEFAAMALSMIENDYWNGEYVRLDGGLRMPPR
- a CDS encoding CaiB/BaiF CoA-transferase family protein, producing the protein MNARALEGVKVLDLSRVLAGPWSTQILADFGADVIKIELPGHGDDTRAWGPPYLTGADGEAEIGTSAYYLSCNRNKRSAAINLASPQGANLIRKLAAEADIVVENFKVGGLRKYGLDYDSLRAVNPRLVYCSITGFGQNGPYADRGGYDFVAQGMGGFMSITGEENGGPLRAGVAMADLSTGMYATVSIMMALRHAERTGEGQQIDVSLLDTQIAMLANQGANFLVGGVVPGRLGNRHPTVVPYKTFEVADGMIIIAVGNDRQFRALCEEMGHPELGTDPRFATSAQRLINRDAIEAKVQQLVRPLNRDALMERFVAKGVPAGPVNSIKDVFEDPFIEARNTVHRFRREEDGVEIPTVAYPGKLSATPADYRYCPPRVGEHSREILGQWLGLDDATLDALTAEGAIAQRPSKERNGT